One window from the genome of Pyxidicoccus xibeiensis encodes:
- a CDS encoding GNAT family N-acetyltransferase, with amino-acid sequence MDILRATPAEHPLLRNLYPLYLHDLSEYGVEYRLDEQGQWQPDFLPTWLAPSAEVHPLLLRSEGRTVGFAFVGQAPFPYMTKGRDFRMSEFFILRGERRRGLGRLAARAVFQRFPGIWEVSQLPGNQAAITFWRSVIGEYTGGAFQDTQVDGSPAQVFDSRRARQGR; translated from the coding sequence ATGGACATTCTCCGGGCGACTCCGGCCGAGCACCCGCTGCTGCGCAACCTCTACCCGCTCTACCTGCACGACCTGAGCGAGTACGGCGTCGAGTACAGGCTCGATGAGCAGGGGCAGTGGCAACCCGACTTCCTGCCGACCTGGCTGGCCCCATCCGCCGAGGTGCATCCCCTGCTGCTGCGCTCGGAGGGACGCACCGTCGGCTTCGCCTTCGTGGGGCAGGCCCCGTTCCCCTACATGACGAAGGGGCGCGACTTCCGGATGAGCGAGTTCTTCATCCTGCGCGGCGAGCGCAGGCGCGGGCTGGGCCGGCTCGCCGCCCGGGCCGTGTTCCAGCGCTTCCCCGGCATCTGGGAGGTGTCCCAGCTCCCCGGCAACCAGGCCGCCATCACCTTCTGGCGGAGCGTCATCGGCGAGTACACGGGCGGGGCCTTCCAGGACACGCAGGTGGATGGCTCGCCCGCCCAGGTCTTCGACAGCCGGCGCGCGCGCCAGGGCCGGTAG
- a CDS encoding UDP-glucuronic acid decarboxylase family protein yields the protein MKGRRVVVLGGSGFLGAHLCERLLREGAAEVISLDNLLTGNARNLTDVAPLGNLRAVRHDITEPLRVDGPVDFVFNLASPASPIDSALLPIETMRVGSIGTENGLRLAREKGAVFLQTSTSEVHGDPLVHPQSEDYWGHVNPVGPRSMHDEARRYGEALCTAYARMHGLRIRIARVFNTYGPKMRLEDGRVLPALVGQALRGEDFSVFGDGTQTRSFCYVRDLIDGLVRLALSDVTEPVNLGNPREMTTLEFAEAVRKVHGGGGRIVFKPLPQDDPRQRRPDITRAMELLGWAPTVSLEDGLEETLAWFRKGMPRRVPQASVRQPSVSAAC from the coding sequence ATGAAGGGCAGGCGCGTGGTCGTCCTCGGGGGCTCGGGGTTCCTGGGCGCCCATCTCTGCGAGCGGCTGCTGCGCGAAGGGGCCGCCGAGGTCATCAGCCTCGACAACCTCCTCACCGGCAACGCACGCAACCTCACGGACGTGGCGCCGCTGGGGAACCTCCGGGCCGTGAGGCACGACATCACCGAGCCCCTGCGCGTGGACGGTCCGGTGGACTTCGTCTTCAACCTGGCCTCTCCGGCGTCGCCCATCGACTCCGCGCTGCTCCCCATCGAGACGATGCGGGTGGGCTCCATCGGCACGGAGAACGGGCTGCGGCTGGCGCGCGAGAAGGGCGCCGTGTTCCTCCAGACCTCCACGTCCGAAGTCCATGGCGACCCGCTGGTCCACCCCCAGTCGGAAGACTACTGGGGCCACGTGAATCCCGTGGGCCCGCGCTCCATGCACGACGAGGCCAGGCGCTACGGCGAGGCGCTGTGCACCGCGTACGCGCGCATGCACGGCCTGCGCATCCGGATTGCGCGCGTCTTCAACACCTACGGGCCGAAGATGCGGCTGGAGGACGGCCGCGTGCTGCCCGCCTTGGTGGGCCAGGCCCTGCGCGGCGAGGACTTCTCCGTGTTCGGCGACGGCACGCAGACGCGCTCGTTCTGCTACGTGAGAGACCTCATCGACGGGCTGGTGCGGCTGGCGCTGTCGGACGTCACCGAGCCGGTGAACCTGGGCAACCCGCGCGAGATGACGACTCTCGAGTTCGCCGAGGCCGTGCGGAAGGTGCACGGTGGCGGGGGCCGCATCGTCTTCAAGCCGCTGCCTCAAGATGACCCGCGGCAGCGCAGGCCGGACATCACCCGGGCCATGGAGCTGCTGGGCTGGGCGCCCACGGTGTCCCTGGAGGACGGGCTGGAGGAGACGCTCGCCTGGTTCCGGAAGGGGATGCCGCGGCGGGTGCCGCAGGCGTCCGTCAGGCAGCCCTCCGTGAGCGCGGCATGCTAG
- a CDS encoding serine hydrolase domain-containing protein, producing MTVSKVSGSLWVALSVVLSGVTASAATPEALVARFVESNDFHGVVLVARDDGLLHYGAYGQADVEAGRSTGLGTRYQLGSISKYLASLVVLKLVDEGTLSLTRPISEYLPTYRKDVGGKVTLHHLLSHTSGVPNDLATAFRANREIAKEELSTAAAVERYASGALQFEPGSRFDYSHSNWILVRAIIESATGRTYEQNVQRFLEPLKLKDTGIFSGDFSSAVPGSAMGYTSVRPQPARSSIPNPVFIACAGGAYSTATDLLTLSRALHAGKLVSPKALEQLRTPYVADEGYSYGGRVKTLKLGGRDEVVAWHSGSNGPFKSRLSRVLSNGLTVILLSNTNADLGKLATLTEELLQAISSEPKP from the coding sequence ATGACGGTCTCGAAGGTGTCCGGGTCGCTGTGGGTGGCGTTGTCCGTGGTCCTCTCCGGTGTGACGGCTTCCGCCGCGACTCCCGAGGCGCTCGTCGCGCGGTTCGTCGAGAGCAATGACTTCCACGGCGTCGTCCTGGTGGCGAGGGATGACGGCCTCCTGCACTACGGCGCCTACGGGCAGGCCGACGTGGAGGCCGGCAGGTCCACGGGGCTCGGGACGCGCTACCAGCTCGGCTCCATCTCCAAGTACCTCGCGTCGCTGGTGGTGCTGAAGCTCGTCGACGAGGGCACGCTGTCGCTGACGCGCCCCATCTCCGAGTACCTGCCCACGTACCGCAAGGACGTCGGCGGCAAGGTGACGCTGCACCACCTCCTGTCGCACACGAGCGGCGTTCCCAACGACCTGGCCACCGCGTTCCGAGCGAACCGGGAGATTGCGAAGGAGGAGCTGTCCACGGCGGCCGCGGTGGAGCGCTACGCGAGCGGCGCGCTCCAGTTCGAGCCCGGCAGCAGGTTCGACTACTCCCACTCCAACTGGATTCTGGTGCGGGCCATCATCGAGAGCGCCACCGGCCGCACCTACGAGCAGAACGTCCAGCGCTTCCTGGAGCCGCTGAAGCTGAAGGACACCGGCATCTTCTCGGGGGACTTCTCCTCCGCCGTTCCCGGGAGCGCCATGGGCTACACGTCCGTGCGGCCCCAGCCCGCGCGCTCCTCGATTCCCAACCCCGTCTTCATCGCGTGCGCGGGAGGCGCGTACAGCACCGCCACGGACCTGCTCACCCTGAGCCGCGCGCTCCATGCGGGGAAGCTCGTCTCACCGAAGGCGCTCGAGCAGCTCCGGACGCCGTACGTCGCGGACGAGGGCTACTCCTACGGCGGCCGGGTGAAGACGCTGAAGCTGGGCGGCCGGGACGAGGTCGTCGCCTGGCACAGCGGCTCGAACGGTCCCTTCAAGTCCCGGCTGAGCCGGGTGCTGTCGAATGGCCTGACGGTCATCCTCCTGAGCAACACCAACGCCGACCTGGGGAAGCTGGCCACGCTGACGGAGGAGCTGCTCCAGGCGATCTCCAGCGAGCCGAAGCCGTAG
- a CDS encoding carbohydrate ABC transporter permease, translating to MPSPARLFSSSSRVLVIGVLAALFLAPLVVMLAGSLRPPGLPPPRGVELLPQGAGLAAYVATFELVPFARALFNSALLAALMVPLSVLTASWAGLALAQSSGWRWTTLAGTVLLLEMVPVTAVWLTRFAVFKVLGLTGTAVPLVAPALMGGSPLFVLLYAVAFRRLPPELFEAARLEGAGPLRLWRSIALPLVQPTTAAVALLAFILSWSNFIDPLLYLSGEDALTAPLALHALELLGSTQWPVLLAGAVVVTLPAVLAFLGAQRMFLGEERGSGWLGR from the coding sequence ATGCCGTCCCCCGCCCGCCTCTTCAGCTCCTCCTCGCGAGTCCTCGTCATCGGCGTGCTGGCCGCGCTGTTCCTCGCACCGCTGGTGGTGATGCTGGCCGGCTCGCTGCGTCCGCCCGGGCTTCCGCCCCCACGCGGAGTGGAACTGCTGCCCCAGGGCGCGGGGCTGGCCGCCTACGTCGCCACCTTCGAGCTGGTGCCCTTCGCGCGCGCCCTCTTCAACTCCGCGCTGCTGGCCGCACTGATGGTGCCACTCAGCGTGCTCACCGCGTCCTGGGCGGGGCTGGCGCTGGCGCAGTCCTCCGGGTGGCGCTGGACGACGCTGGCCGGCACGGTGCTGCTGCTGGAGATGGTGCCCGTCACGGCGGTGTGGCTGACCCGCTTCGCCGTCTTCAAGGTGCTGGGCCTCACCGGCACCGCCGTGCCCCTGGTGGCACCCGCGCTCATGGGGGGCAGTCCCCTCTTCGTCCTCCTCTACGCGGTGGCCTTCCGGCGCCTGCCCCCGGAGCTGTTCGAGGCCGCGCGGCTGGAAGGCGCCGGCCCCCTGCGCCTGTGGCGCTCCATTGCCCTGCCGCTGGTGCAGCCCACCACCGCCGCGGTGGCGCTGCTGGCCTTCATCCTGTCGTGGAGCAACTTCATCGACCCCCTGCTCTACCTCAGCGGCGAGGACGCGCTCACCGCGCCCCTGGCCCTGCACGCGCTGGAGCTGCTCGGCTCCACGCAGTGGCCCGTGCTGCTCGCCGGTGCCGTGGTGGTCACCCTGCCCGCCGTCCTCGCCTTCCTCGGCGCGCAGCGCATGTTCCTCGGTGAGGAGAGAGGCAGCGGATGGCTCGGACGATGA